The proteins below are encoded in one region of Drosophila gunungcola strain Sukarami chromosome 2R unlocalized genomic scaffold, Dgunungcola_SK_2 000027F, whole genome shotgun sequence:
- the LOC128256668 gene encoding RING finger protein nhl-1 isoform X3, with translation MEQFEQLLTCCVCLDRYRIPKLLPCQHSFCMEPCMEGLVDYVRRQVKCPECRAEHRIPYNGVQAFPTNVTLQRFLELHIEITGELPDPTSGQIMERCGVCSEKAYLSHCAHCEKKICEDCKSAHMDILRREITRFNSQIRRSLHRLQDSLAIIEKNTMSLQTNAISVTEEIDEIYQRITKAIKDRSDQLKGEIDRYLAVELRNLTTLKANLDLEITNITSNCDTVDKYMNETVEWDDCELMDTKEIFLKTVEFLRHFEYENNDYSRRVRFLVSIDPNQLVMNLATFGDLNIAPHSTPSGGSVSSSHLAPPSALQPGLMRSKSDHRLATQFRQQEERSGYNDEPVLGGRKFGERPQRSATQANNDRYGRSGDYDYENDYENEGSSGRAGKSSRFRSRFVRSHQNDDSDSEQQQQQRQQELKERKDRVLDSEDVSRGQLSGIIRLSDCSRVVQRLADIGKEKKEKKSDAAAAAQAAVQAAIQAQKAAMQRQQQKNQQTAADEEELARQKRKNAASSSAAGGAATSTSTSGGGDAASDQRVTALKNRGGEESDGSSNQAASPVRNSAASATRAESKPPVSAQVAAVKKTQRSGSSDSSASTESSASSAAAAAAVAATSAAPAAPASTASSGSSNSAASQPAKAPSSARYSTARDTTAVPEKKPFVSRFLPQHSTANASNGSADKKKAESSSSSEEETSSESESESEPETKAKTSATSSSTTSKSTPSSAASSTTAASGSTTGGSYRDRLEARRASRDDSSSTAAGRSSYATPSSSGYGSGSGTSSGRTRAVPAPHHASESEDRYGSGTGSSYTSRFLNKSKSSAIVTQPSLSTPTASFDEDATGTGTGDDSDSRYGTGRSRYLAMKERRTRLARSRSSHQFGNEDEDLDEPVSPTTVSPSAYLASRYSGYGSSDLSRSRSSHALKSRDNSPITDRGAGSSRSGGLGGSSATDSKDGEALSSWARYLKNKYGNKSSKDSAGSSSGARDSHAASSTSSAAAASSHAHGYGSGTSGASGRSTASDVSRRLSLGLPLRQANELASSDDDGSKNGLGSPTSPTVAAAAAAAGITGAAGTIPKQVYLRKRQQLFQLGGRGSEPGSFTWPRGLAVGPDNSIVVADSSNHRVQVFDSNGIFVKEFGEYGNGEGEFDCLAGVAVNRIGQYIIADRYNHRIQVLDPQGRFLRAFGSQGTADGKFNYPWGVTTDALGFIYVCDKENHRVQVFQSDGSFVGKFGSCGRGEGQLEHPHYIAVSNTNRVIVSDSNNHRIQIFDVNGKVLSTVGGEGSDDGQFKFPRGVAVDDQGYIFVADSGNNRIQIFNPDGSFLKTFGSWGSGDSEFKGLEGVAIMSNGNILVCDRENHRVQVF, from the exons GTCAAATTATGGAGCGTTGTGGCGTCTGCTCGGAAAAGGCCTACCTGTCCCACTGTGCGCACTGCGAGAAGAAGATCTGCGAGGACTGCAAGAGCGCCCACATGGACATCCTGCGGCGCGAGATCACGCGATTCAACTCACAG ATCCGTCGCAGTTTGCACCGCCTGCAGGACTCGCTCGCGATCATCGAGAAGAACACGATGAGTCTGCAGACGAACGCCATCAGTGTGACGGAGGAGATCGATGAGATATACCAGCGCATCACGAAGGCCATTAAGGATCGCTCCGACCAGCTGAAGGGCGAGATAGATCGCTACTTGGCCGTGGAGCTGCGCAACCTCACCACCCTGAAGGCGAACCTCGATCTGGAGATCACGAACATCACCAGCAACTGCGACACGGTGGACAAGTACATGAACGAGACCGTGGAGTGGGACGACTGCGAGCTGATGGACACCAAGGAGATCTTCCTGAAGACGGTGGAGTTCCTGCGGCACTTTGAGTACGAGAACAACGACTACAGTCGGCGCGTGCGCTTTCTGGTCTCCATCGATCCCAATCAGCTGGTGATGAACCTGGCCACCTTCGGTGACCTGAACATAGCGCCCCATTCGACGCCGAGTGGCGGCTCCGTGAGCAGTTCCCACCTGGCGCCGCCCAGTGCCCTGCAGCCGGGTTTGATGCGCTCGAAGAGCGACCACCGCCTGGCCACCCAGTTCCGCCAGCAGGAGGAGCGCAGTGGCTACAACGACGAGCCCGTGCTGGGCGGTCGCAAGTTCGGCGAACGCCCGCAGCGCAGCGCCACCCAGGCGAACAATGATCGCTACGGGCGCAGCGGGGACTACGATTACGAGAACGACTACGAGAACGAGGGTTCTTCGGGCAGGGCGGGCAAGTCCTCCCGCTTCCGGTCGCGTTTCGTGAGATCGCACCAGAACGACGACTCCGACagcgagcagcagcaacagcagcgccAGCAGGAGCTCAAGGAGCGCAAGGATCGCGTACTGGACAGCGAGGATGTGTCCCGCGGCCAGCTGAGTGGCATCATCCGGTTGAGCGACTGCTCCCGAGTTGTCCAGCGGCTGGCAGACATTGGCAAGGAGAAGAAGGAGAAGAAATCCGatgccgcagcagcagctcagGCGGCCGTCCAAGCCGCCATCCAGGCCCAAAAGGCGGCCATGCAGCGCCAGCAGCAGAAGAATCAGCAGACCGCCGCcgacgaggaggagctggCTCGCCAGAAGCGCAAGAACGCAGCATCTTCTTCGGCGGCCGGAGGAGCGGCCACGTCGACGTCCACCAGCGGAGGTGGCGATGCCGCCAGCGATCAGCGAGTAACGGCCCTGAAGAATCGGGGCGGCGAAGAAAGCGACGGCAGCTCCAACCAGGCGGCGTCTCCAGTGCGTAATAGTGCGGCATCTGCGACGCGGGCTGAG TCGAAGCCGCCCGTTTCCGCGCAAGTGGCGGCGGTGAAGAAGACCCAGCGATCCGGTAGCAGCGACAGCAGTGCCTCCACCGAGAGCTCGGCGAGCtcagcggcagcggcggcggctgtggcAGCCACATCCGCAGCCCCGGCGGCACCTGCCTCCACTGCCTccagtggcagcagcaactcCGCCGCCAGCCAGCCGGCCAAGGCGCCCAGCTCAGCCAGGTACTCCACTGCCAGGGACACTACGGCTGTGCCGGAGAAGAAGCCCTTCGTCAGCCGCTTCCTGCCGCAGCACAGTACCGCCAATGCGTCCAACGGGTCGGCGGACAAGAAGAAGGCGGAGTCCAGTTCCAGCAGCGAGGAGGAGACCAGCTCGGAGTCCGAGTCCGAGTCGGAGCCGGAGACCAAGGCGAAGACCAGTGCCACCAGCAGTAGCACCACCAGCAAATCCACGCCCAGCAGCGCCGCCAGCTCCACCACGGCGGCCAGTGGCTCCACCACCGGCGGATCCTACCGCGATCGACTGGAGGCCCGCCGAGCCTCCCGCGACGACAGCTCCTCGACGGCCGCCGGTCGGAGCAGCTATGCCACGCCCTCGAGCAGCGGCTATGGGAGTGGCAGCGGCACCAGCAGCGGACGCACGCGAGCCGTGCCCGCTCCCCATCACGCGAGCGAGAGCGAAGACCGCTATGGCAGCGGCACTGGCAGCAG CTACACAAGCCGCTTTCTAAACAAGAGCAAGAGCAGCGCCATTGTAACGCAACCCTCGCTATCCACGCCCACCGCCTCCTTCGATGAGGACGCCACCGGAACGGGAACCGGCGACGACTCGGACAGTCGGTACGGAACGGGCCGCTCCCGCTACCTGGCCATGAAGGAGCGCCGCACCCGGCTGGCGCGCAGCCGCTCCTCCCACCAGTTCGGCAACGAGGACGAGGACCTGGATGAGCCGGTGTCCCCCACCACGGTCTCGCCGTCCGCTTACCTGGCCTCAAG GTACAGCGGATACGGCAGCAGCGACCTCTCCCGCAGCCGCTCCTCGCACGCCCTGAAGTCGCGCGACAACTCGCCGATCACCGACCGCGGTGCGGGATCCTCGCGCTCCGGCGGCCTGGGCGGCAGCTCGGCCACCGACAGCAAGGACGGCGAGGCCTTGAGCTCCTGGGCACGGTACCTGAAGAACAAGTACGGTAACAAGAGCAGCAAGGACTCGGCCGGAAGTAGCAGTGGCGCACGCGACTCGCACGCCGCCAGCTCCACGTcatcggcggcggcggcgtcgTCGCATGCGCACGGCTACGGGAGCGGGACGAGCGGGGCGAGCGGACGCAGCACCGCCAGCGACGTGTCCCGCCGGCTGAGCCTCGGACTGCCCCTGCGGCAGGCCAACGAGCTGGCCTCCTCCGACGACGACGGGTCAAAAAACGGGCTAGGCTCCCCTACGTCCCCTAcggtagcagcagcagcggcagcagccgGTATAACCGGAGCGGCAGGTACTATCCCTAAGCAGGTGTACCTGCGCAAGCGCCAGCAGCTGTTCCAGCTGGGGGGCCGGGGGAGCGAGCCCGGATCCTTCACGTGGCCGCGCGGCCTGGCCGTCGGCCCCGACAATAGCATCGTGGTCGCCGACTCCAGCAACCACCGCGTCCAGGTCTTCGACTCCAACGGCATCTTCGTCAAGGAGTTCGGGGAGTACGGCAACGGCGAGGGCGAGTTCGACTGCCTCGCCGGCGTGGCCGTCAACCGCATCGGCCAGTACATCATAGCCGATAG ATACAATCATCGCATACAAGTGCTCGATCCGCAAGGACGATTCCTGCGCGCCTTCGGTTCGCAGGGCACCGCAGATGGCAAATTCAATTATCCTTGGGGCGTAACAACCGATGCACTCGGCTTCATTTACGTGTGCGACAAGGAGAACCACAGAGTGCAG GTTTTCCAATCCGATGGCTCCTTCGTTGGCAAATTCGGTTCCTGCGGCCGTGGAGAGGGACAACTTGAGCATCCGCATTATATAGCCGTATCGAACACGAATCGTGTGATTGTTTCCGATTCGAATAACCACAGGATTCAG ATTTTCGACGTAAACGGCAAGGTCCTGTCCACGGTGGGCGGCGAGGGTTCCGACGACGGCCAGTTCAAGTTTCCCCG CGGTGTGGCCGTGGACGATCAGGGCTACATATTCGTGGCCGATTCGGGCAACAATCGCATTCAGATCTTCAATCCGGACGGCAGCTTCCTGAAGACCTTCGGCTCCTGGGGCTCCGGCGACTCCGAGTTCAAGGGACTCGAGGGCGTGGCCATCATGTCGAACGGTAACATTTTGGTCTGCGATCGCGAGAATCACCGCGTCCAAGTTTTCTGA